In one window of Electrophorus electricus isolate fEleEle1 chromosome 15, fEleEle1.pri, whole genome shotgun sequence DNA:
- the fam222bb gene encoding protein FAM222B — translation MLACLPVSAPFFALPIHPQMNTGLHKWDATQEMRSAQYPTPAELDAYAKKVANKPLTIKIFPSSVKVPQRKHVRRTVNGLDTSSERYSPYPSQVSTANGLLAVVKAPGKGILKEFDGSRARFVPAVVMNPQGGPYGTPSTLAMSQTVPRAQTQLLVQKNLPRAPLLQAQQGLPPHPPAMQQPKALSRPPGLQGQQSLGQQQTVGPGPADPAPAPHLALVHPHALAQQQQQQHRPDPPRLRHPAETTRPACLQPTQGFLRSRPLPQAAGAGPPAPGDLMQPLRPPPGTQAPCKLPDADAPPNVTVSTSTIPLSMAASLHQNRPGDLSSIVHQISRFCQARASSSATSVCEGQIANPSPISRSQLLSASSRVCSHNPVLGPLPSCALAPAPLMTLPNMGAVNQMPAYHDMKRQAHPHLAQTQLPQQAQMPHWTQQRLGHLHPLADGPHPAKSHPIRDGAARPGFSATSVSYPQDLCVGRPSGLKPLVDKPTPSPPVSAMPGAVSYINGQFVPPPWNGVLPTPNSDSSGSQDLAMAFHGGLSGVSMDCTPGIQYRTGAGGAHTNLMQPVEYMGGDLQAACFREQSGGMMGKMASGNTQNVHVHHPGYR, via the exons ATGCTGGCCTGCCTGCCGGTATCTGCCCCGTTCTTCGCGCTTCCCATCCACCCGCAGATGAACACTGGACTTCACAAAT ggGACGCTACGCAGGAGATGAGATCTGCACAGTATCCGACCCCAGCCGAATTAGATGCCTATGCTAAGAAAGTTGCCAATAAACCACTGACTATAAAAATCTTCCCCAGTAGTGTGAAAGTACCTCAAAGGAAACACGTCAGGCGCACGGTGAACGGCCTCGACACGTCCAGCGAGCGTTATAGCCCCTACCCGTCTCAGGTCAGCACTGCCAACGGCCTCCTGGCTGTAGTCAAGGCTCCCGGCAAAGGGATCCTCAAGGAGTTTGACGGCAGTCGGGCACGCTTCGTCCCCGCCGTCGTCATGAACCCGCAAGGCGGCCCCTATGGCACTCCGAGCACTTTAGCCATGTCTCAGACTGTTCCCCGTGCGCAGACGCAGCTGCTGGTCCAGAAGAACCTGCCCCGCGCCCCCCTTCTACAGGCCCAGCAGGGGCTGCCCCCTCATCCCCCTGCCATGCAGCAGCCCAAAGCCCTATCTCGTCCTCCCGGACTGCAAGGGCAACAAAGCCTGGGTCAGCAGCAGACTGTTGGGCCGGGCCCGGCCGACCCGGCCCCCGCCCCTCACCTCGCTCTCGTCCACCCGCACGCCCTtgcgcagcagcagcagcagcagcaccggCCGGATCCGCCGCGCCTCCGGCACCCGGCCGAGACGACCCGGCCGGCTTGCCTGCAGCCGACCCAGGGCTTCCTCCGGTCTCGGCCCCTTCCTCAGGCTGCCGGCGCCGGCCCCCCGGCCCCCGGAGACCTCATGCAGCCCCTTCGGCCCCCGCCAGGCACACAGGCTCCTTGCAAGCTCCCCGACGCCGACGCCCCCCCCAACGTGACCGTGTCTACCTCGACCATTCCGCTGTCCATGGCGGCCAGCCTGCACCAGAACCGGCCCGGAGACCTGAGCAGCATCGTCCACCAGATCAGCCGGTTCTGCCAGGCGCGCGCCAGCTCCAGCGCTACCTCGGTGTGCGAGGGCCAGATCGCCAACCCCAGCCCCATTAGCCGCAGCCAGCTGCTCAGCGCCAGCTCGCGCGTGTGCTCCCACAACCCCGTCCTGGGCCCACTGCCCTCCTGCGCCCTCGCCCCCGCCCCCCTTATGACGCTGCCCAATATGGGTGCTGTGAACCAGATGCCTGCCTATCACGACATGAAGCGCCAGGCCCACCCTCACCTGGCCCAGACCCAGCTACCCCAGCAGGCACAGATGCCCCACTGGACCCAGCAGCGGCTGGGGCACCTCCATCCACTCGCAGATGGACCCCACCCTGCCAAGAGCCATCCGATCCGAGACGGAGCCGCCAGGCCCGGATTCTCCGCTACGAGTGTGAGCTACCCGCAGGACCTGTGCGTCGGCCGGCCATCTGGGCTGAAGCCCCTCGTAGACAAGCCCACGCCGTCTCCCCCAGTCAGCGCCATGCCGGGGGCCGTGAGCTACATCAACGGTCAATTCGTGCCACCTCCGTGGAACGGCGTCCTGCCCACACCAAACAGTGACAGCTCAGGCTCTCAGGACCTGGCCATGGCCTTCCATGGGGGGCTCTCAGGGGTTTCCATGGACTGCACCCCCGGCATCCAGTACAGGACCGGAGCCGGCGGAGCGCACACGAACCTGATGCAGCCCGTGGAGTACATGGGCGGAGATTTGCAGGCAGCGTGCTTCCGTGAACAGAGTGGGGGCATGATGGGAAAGATGGCTTCAGGGAACACTCAGAACGTCCATGTCCATCACCCAGGATACAGATGA